A single genomic interval of Synergistaceae bacterium harbors:
- a CDS encoding glutathione peroxidase, protein MSTIYDYSVYTTDGKEVSLSTFKGKVLVIVNTATGCGFTPQYEQLESMYEKYHDKGLEIIDIPCNQFGGQAPGTDEEIHTFCSLHFNTKYDQFKKSDVNGANELKLYTFLKSQKGFEGFDSDNKLTPILNDMLGKADPDFAKKPDIKWNFTKFIVDRSGNVVKRFEPTTDMAKVEECAASLL, encoded by the coding sequence ATGAGCACAATTTACGATTATTCCGTCTACACAACTGACGGCAAAGAAGTATCACTCTCGACCTTCAAGGGCAAAGTTTTAGTAATCGTCAACACTGCAACCGGCTGCGGATTCACCCCTCAATATGAGCAATTAGAGTCAATGTACGAGAAATATCACGACAAAGGACTCGAAATTATCGACATCCCCTGCAATCAATTCGGCGGCCAAGCTCCCGGCACTGATGAAGAGATTCACACGTTCTGCTCGCTTCACTTCAATACAAAATATGACCAATTCAAGAAATCAGACGTTAACGGCGCAAATGAATTAAAGCTGTATACATTCCTGAAGAGTCAAAAAGGGTTTGAAGGCTTTGACTCTGACAATAAATTAACGCCGATTCTTAATGACATGCTCGGAAAAGCAGATCCCGATTTTGCCAAGAAGCCCGACATCAAATGGAACTTCACGAAATTTATCGTTGACAGATCCGGAAATGTCGTAAAGCGCTTTGAACCTACAACTGATATGGCAAAAGTTGAAGAGTGCGCCGCGTCATTGCTTTAA
- a CDS encoding TIGR04076 family protein, translating into MQHKCRVTVIDKKCYHDLQTKYLADPESGMCPFYNVGDEFIFERYDDKDDFWREGNGTQCAEAWDCISRYIYVALQGGSIMRNWTNDERIMIACCNDGTRPVIFKIERIDYKVLYIAGINNESDSKKISDSLMKIKGVESVNVKAKFTEVILRDKNISDEALINAVESARNYKVLTVD; encoded by the coding sequence TTGCAGCACAAATGCCGCGTTACTGTAATTGATAAAAAATGTTATCACGATTTGCAGACGAAATATTTAGCAGATCCCGAGTCGGGCATGTGTCCATTCTATAATGTCGGCGACGAATTTATATTTGAACGTTATGACGATAAAGACGACTTCTGGCGCGAGGGCAACGGGACTCAATGTGCGGAGGCGTGGGACTGCATAAGCCGTTATATTTATGTGGCACTTCAGGGCGGTTCAATTATGCGCAACTGGACTAATGACGAAAGAATCATGATAGCTTGCTGCAACGACGGAACAAGGCCGGTTATTTTCAAGATTGAACGAATCGACTACAAAGTTTTATATATCGCCGGAATCAATAACGAGTCTGACTCTAAGAAAATTTCTGACTCACTCATGAAAATTAAAGGTGTTGAATCTGTGAATGTCAAAGCAAAATTTACAGAAGTTATATTACGCGACAAAAATATTTCTGACGAGGCACTAATTAACGCGGTTGAGTCAGCAAGAAATTATAAAGTTTTAACAGTGGATTGA
- the metF gene encoding methylenetetrahydrofolate reductase [NAD(P)H] translates to MNNFFDKLLPSYTYEIFPPKGNASTAGTYAVIDNLVSFNPDLISVTYGAGGTSRDNTVEITSGIQNKYKVCGVAHLTCVGSTKENIREILTQLKANNVKNVLALRGDLKEGAELGEFHHASELIAFIKQEFGDHFDIFAACYPEKHPEANSVDEDLIHLKEKCDLGVKALISQLFFDNDIFERWRDRARAIGVTQPIIAGIMPITAASQIPKVVEMCGATVPERVRRFVNAYGHHAGAVKEAGIAYAIDQIVDLLARGVDGIHLYTMNQADTVRRIDAGIRSVLYTKRYALYGQR, encoded by the coding sequence ATGAATAACTTTTTTGATAAACTTTTGCCGAGCTACACTTACGAAATTTTTCCGCCTAAGGGTAATGCAAGCACTGCAGGAACTTACGCGGTAATTGATAATCTTGTGAGCTTCAATCCCGATTTAATAAGCGTTACTTACGGTGCAGGAGGTACAAGCCGCGACAACACAGTAGAAATTACTTCAGGCATTCAGAATAAATATAAAGTCTGCGGAGTCGCGCATTTAACGTGTGTAGGCAGCACAAAAGAAAATATACGCGAAATTTTAACGCAGCTTAAGGCCAATAACGTAAAAAATGTATTAGCTTTAAGAGGTGATCTCAAAGAAGGCGCAGAACTCGGCGAATTTCATCATGCGTCAGAATTAATTGCGTTCATCAAACAGGAATTTGGCGACCACTTTGACATTTTTGCGGCCTGTTACCCCGAAAAGCACCCGGAAGCAAATTCAGTTGACGAGGATTTAATACACCTGAAAGAAAAATGCGATTTAGGCGTGAAGGCTTTAATCTCACAGTTATTCTTTGACAATGACATTTTCGAGCGTTGGAGAGATAGAGCGCGCGCAATTGGTGTAACTCAGCCGATAATCGCCGGAATAATGCCCATCACAGCAGCGAGTCAGATTCCTAAAGTTGTAGAAATGTGCGGTGCTACTGTTCCCGAAAGAGTCAGAAGATTCGTCAATGCATACGGACATCACGCCGGAGCAGTAAAGGAAGCCGGAATCGCCTACGCAATAGATCAAATTGTAGACTTGTTAGCGCGCGGAGTTGACGGGATTCACCTTTACACGATGAATCAGGCCGATACAGTCAGAAGGATCGATGCCGGCATTCGTTCGGTGTTATATACAAAACGTTATGCTCTTTACGGTCAGCGATAA
- a CDS encoding adenosylmethionine decarboxylase translates to MSPKGVHYIVEVSGCDDTITKVSKLQEILTEAARRAHAQVWSVSFNRFPPNGVSGVVVISESHLSVHTWPEANYMALDIYTCGAHTEPMLAVNYVLEQVHATHIHVTEITRGIDDNDEVFYHSFITWEEDRKDGKPNNES, encoded by the coding sequence TTGTCCCCTAAGGGTGTTCATTATATCGTCGAAGTTTCTGGCTGTGATGACACTATCACTAAAGTTTCAAAGCTGCAGGAGATCCTGACAGAGGCGGCAAGGCGTGCTCATGCGCAAGTCTGGTCGGTTTCGTTTAACAGATTTCCGCCCAATGGAGTCAGCGGAGTAGTTGTCATCAGCGAGTCTCATTTGTCCGTACACACTTGGCCCGAAGCAAATTATATGGCTTTAGACATTTACACGTGCGGTGCTCATACTGAACCGATGTTGGCAGTAAATTACGTCCTCGAACAAGTCCACGCTACACACATTCACGTAACAGAAATTACTCGCGGAATTGATGATAATGATGAAGTGTTTTATCACTCGTTTATCACGTGGGAAGAAGACAGGAAAGACGGTAAGCCCAACAATGAAAGCTAA
- a CDS encoding thioredoxin family protein — MAVKVITGDNAEELNAAKVAFLDISATWCGPCKMIAPVVEELSESPDFAGKVEFFNADAEENPGLAKKLRVMSIPNLMILKEGKVTARNVGFQSGPELKSWIEANI; from the coding sequence ATGGCAGTAAAAGTTATCACAGGCGACAACGCAGAAGAACTTAACGCCGCAAAAGTTGCATTTCTCGATATTTCTGCGACATGGTGCGGGCCCTGCAAGATGATTGCTCCCGTAGTTGAAGAGTTGTCAGAGTCTCCCGATTTTGCCGGAAAAGTTGAATTTTTCAATGCCGACGCAGAAGAGAATCCCGGACTCGCTAAAAAATTGCGTGTTATGAGCATTCCAAATTTAATGATTCTCAAAGAAGGCAAAGTTACGGCGCGTAATGTAGGCTTTCAATCGGGGCCGGAGCTTAAATCTTGGATAGAAGCAAATATTTAA
- a CDS encoding methionine synthase, translating to MPAFVRCYIQNVMLFTVSDKLIIDALRYMRVPPDSHNDELINTVREAFTRLENFVMPRFVWGRFPIVHFDGGIELAGAYIYSQNIARLTSRSNECYLLAVTLGSEVDRQINIAQQKNMLDGLALDSCASVMADSFCDEFIKSQIVPGLHKGEHLTSRFSPGYGDLSMSVIEDIITILNASKRIGLSVTRSLMMSPIKSITAIIGIAHREE from the coding sequence ATGCCGGCATTCGTTCGGTGTTATATACAAAACGTTATGCTCTTTACGGTCAGCGATAAATTAATTATTGATGCATTGCGTTACATGAGAGTCCCGCCCGATTCTCATAATGACGAGCTAATAAATACAGTTCGGGAGGCGTTCACGAGGCTTGAAAATTTTGTTATGCCCCGTTTTGTGTGGGGACGCTTTCCGATTGTGCATTTTGACGGAGGAATCGAACTTGCAGGAGCATATATTTACAGTCAGAATATAGCGCGTTTGACTTCACGTTCTAATGAATGCTATTTGCTTGCTGTGACTCTTGGTTCTGAAGTTGACCGGCAAATTAATATAGCCCAGCAAAAAAATATGCTTGACGGTCTTGCGCTTGATTCTTGTGCGTCAGTAATGGCTGATTCTTTCTGCGATGAGTTTATTAAATCGCAAATTGTTCCGGGATTGCATAAGGGCGAGCATTTGACTTCACGATTCAGCCCCGGCTACGGTGATTTAAGCATGTCAGTTATAGAAGATATTATCACGATTCTTAATGCGTCAAAGCGTATAGGCCTATCTGTAACACGTTCGCTCATGATGTCGCCGATAAAATCAATTACTGCTATAATCGGTATTGCTCACAGAGAGGAATAA
- the guaA gene encoding glutamine-hydrolyzing GMP synthase: MLHENILIINCGSQFTQLIARRLREMKIHSVILNWDVKASDVMKLAPKGIIISGGPDSVNDPDAITIDPEILSAGCPVLGICYGMQLLTKLTGGQVTSGKSQEYGVTSIIKSCESKLLADKNEFNALMSHGDNVCGLPNGFIATSKTKSGVIASIENREKNFYGLQFHPEVIHTETGNEILNNFAFKICKCSGDWDLSDWVNAAINNIRENVKDSKVVCGLSGGVDSSVSAVLVNKAIGENLYCVFVNHGLMRLNEPEQVMNSYKSMGLNVIYVDASEKFLNELKGVTDPEKKRHIIGRLFIEVFEEEAKKISGVEWLLQGTIYPDVIESGSKKGAALIKSHHNVGGLPEKMNLKLLEPLRDLFKDEVRALGKIINMPESIINRQPFPGPGLAVRCLGEITKERLDKLRLADSIFREELKNAGLYNDIWQAFCVLLPVKSVGVMGDSRTYNEVVALRAIHSQDAMTAEFCRIDYDVLDKVAKRICNEVRGLNRVVLDVTSKPPATIEWE; encoded by the coding sequence ATTTTGCACGAAAATATTTTAATCATCAACTGCGGTTCACAATTCACGCAATTAATAGCGCGCCGACTCCGTGAAATGAAGATTCACAGCGTCATTCTTAATTGGGACGTGAAAGCCTCTGACGTTATGAAGCTGGCTCCCAAAGGAATAATAATTTCAGGAGGCCCCGACAGCGTTAACGATCCTGACGCAATCACAATAGATCCCGAAATTTTGAGCGCCGGTTGTCCTGTGCTGGGGATTTGCTACGGTATGCAATTATTGACGAAATTAACGGGCGGTCAAGTTACTTCCGGAAAATCGCAGGAGTACGGAGTCACAAGCATAATAAAATCTTGCGAGTCTAAATTATTAGCTGATAAAAACGAGTTCAACGCACTAATGAGTCACGGCGACAACGTTTGCGGGCTTCCAAATGGCTTTATTGCGACATCAAAGACTAAAAGCGGCGTTATTGCTTCAATAGAGAATCGCGAGAAAAATTTTTACGGGCTGCAATTTCATCCGGAAGTAATACACACTGAAACGGGAAATGAAATATTAAATAATTTTGCGTTCAAGATTTGCAAGTGTTCAGGCGATTGGGATTTAAGCGACTGGGTCAATGCAGCAATAAATAATATCCGCGAAAACGTGAAAGACTCAAAAGTTGTCTGCGGGCTTTCCGGAGGAGTTGACTCGAGCGTCTCTGCTGTGCTTGTTAATAAAGCAATCGGCGAAAATCTTTACTGCGTGTTCGTAAATCATGGCTTAATGCGCTTAAATGAGCCTGAACAAGTCATGAACTCATATAAATCAATGGGCTTGAATGTAATTTATGTTGACGCGTCAGAAAAATTCTTGAACGAACTTAAAGGCGTTACAGATCCCGAAAAAAAACGGCACATAATCGGCCGTCTATTTATTGAAGTATTCGAGGAGGAAGCAAAAAAAATTTCCGGCGTTGAATGGCTCTTGCAGGGGACAATTTATCCCGATGTAATAGAAAGCGGCAGTAAAAAAGGTGCAGCACTCATAAAATCTCATCACAATGTCGGCGGACTCCCAGAAAAAATGAATCTCAAATTATTAGAACCTCTGCGCGATTTGTTCAAAGACGAAGTAAGAGCACTCGGAAAAATTATCAATATGCCAGAGTCAATTATAAACCGTCAGCCGTTTCCGGGGCCGGGGCTTGCTGTTCGTTGTCTGGGAGAAATCACGAAAGAAAGACTCGATAAATTACGCTTGGCCGACTCTATTTTCCGTGAAGAGTTAAAGAATGCAGGATTATATAACGACATTTGGCAGGCGTTCTGCGTGTTGTTACCCGTGAAATCAGTCGGAGTAATGGGAGATAGCCGCACATATAATGAAGTCGTCGCATTAAGGGCGATTCATTCACAGGACGCAATGACAGCAGAATTTTGCAGAATAGATTATGACGTTCTCGACAAAGTAGCAAAAAGAATCTGCAACGAGGTTAGAGGCCTTAACCGCGTAGTACTTGATGTAACGTCAAAGCCGCCTGCAACTATAGAATGGGAATAA
- a CDS encoding S9 family peptidase: MMRILFFALILLCLCPIAVVFAAVPPLLPMEDFFRNPDTAAFAISPDGKRLAFAKPWQHRMNVYIKDLATGTEKRITSATERDIAGFFWKGNEKIIYAQDSGGDENFHVYITDITGAEPKDLTPFEKVRAGILDDLEDDPNHMLIDMNQRNPEVFDVYRCDINTGELTLIAENPGNITGWMTDHDGKLRAAMQTDGVNTSFLYRTNESDNFKTLITTNFKEEFTPIMFDYDNKFMYVSSNLSSDKTAIYKFDPEANKTLDLIFEHPEVDTGGLMHSKKRKIITGIVYVTDRRHYKFFDADREELQNSLEKFFPNYEVSVTDMDDDERKVIARTYSDKTRGTYYLFDRQDNSISKLADLSPWLEEKNMAPMSAIEFRTRDNLLIHGYLTLPVGVDSKDLPLVIIPHGGPSARDCWGFDSEAQFLANRGIAVLQVNYRGSTGYGKNFWQSGFKEWGRKMQDDLTDAVLWAVNQGIADKSRLAIYGGSYGGYAALAGAAFTPDLYTCAISYVGPSNIFTLLESIPPYWKPFIEMEYEMIGDPVKDKKLLEEVSPVFHADKIRIPLLVAQGANDPRVNKAESDQIVEAVRKAGKDVVYLVKDNEGHGFHNEENRFDFYRALE, from the coding sequence ATGATGAGAATATTATTTTTTGCGCTAATTTTATTGTGCTTATGTCCTATTGCTGTTGTATTTGCTGCCGTTCCGCCGTTACTGCCTATGGAAGATTTTTTCAGGAATCCAGACACAGCAGCGTTTGCAATTTCTCCCGATGGTAAAAGACTCGCATTTGCCAAGCCTTGGCAGCATAGAATGAACGTTTACATCAAAGATTTAGCGACTGGCACGGAAAAGCGCATAACTTCAGCCACTGAACGCGATATAGCCGGTTTTTTCTGGAAGGGTAACGAGAAAATTATTTACGCGCAAGATTCCGGCGGTGATGAAAATTTTCACGTATATATAACTGATATAACCGGTGCAGAGCCTAAAGACTTAACGCCGTTCGAGAAAGTCCGCGCAGGGATTCTTGATGACTTAGAAGACGACCCTAATCACATGCTTATAGATATGAATCAACGAAACCCGGAAGTTTTTGACGTTTACAGGTGCGACATAAACACGGGCGAATTGACTCTAATTGCTGAGAACCCCGGAAATATTACAGGCTGGATGACTGATCATGACGGAAAATTACGCGCTGCCATGCAAACCGACGGAGTCAATACAAGTTTTCTATACAGAACGAACGAGAGCGATAATTTCAAGACTCTAATCACTACAAATTTCAAAGAAGAATTTACGCCGATTATGTTCGATTATGATAATAAATTCATGTACGTATCAAGCAATTTAAGCAGCGACAAGACAGCAATTTATAAATTTGACCCTGAAGCAAACAAAACGCTTGATTTAATCTTTGAACATCCGGAAGTCGACACAGGGGGATTAATGCACTCTAAGAAACGCAAAATTATTACCGGAATCGTTTATGTTACAGATAGAAGGCACTACAAATTTTTTGACGCTGATAGAGAAGAACTGCAAAACTCTCTTGAAAAATTTTTCCCAAATTATGAAGTCAGCGTTACGGACATGGATGACGACGAACGCAAAGTAATAGCACGCACTTATAGTGATAAAACGCGCGGAACTTATTATTTATTTGACCGTCAAGATAATTCAATCTCAAAACTTGCTGATTTGTCCCCGTGGCTTGAAGAAAAAAATATGGCTCCTATGTCAGCAATAGAATTTAGGACGCGCGATAATTTATTGATTCACGGATATTTGACTCTTCCCGTCGGAGTTGACTCTAAAGATTTGCCGCTTGTGATAATTCCTCATGGGGGGCCAAGTGCTCGCGATTGCTGGGGATTTGACTCAGAGGCTCAATTTTTAGCGAATAGGGGTATAGCAGTCCTGCAAGTTAATTATCGAGGTTCAACAGGTTACGGAAAAAATTTCTGGCAGTCAGGCTTTAAAGAATGGGGACGAAAAATGCAGGATGATTTAACAGACGCGGTTTTATGGGCAGTCAATCAGGGCATAGCAGATAAATCAAGACTTGCAATTTACGGAGGCAGCTACGGAGGTTATGCAGCACTCGCCGGGGCAGCTTTTACGCCGGATTTATACACTTGCGCAATAAGTTATGTAGGGCCGTCAAATATTTTCACGCTCTTAGAGAGTATACCGCCGTATTGGAAGCCCTTTATCGAGATGGAATATGAAATGATCGGCGATCCCGTGAAAGATAAAAAATTGCTTGAAGAAGTATCGCCCGTTTTTCACGCTGATAAAATAAGAATCCCGTTATTAGTCGCTCAAGGTGCAAACGATCCGCGAGTGAATAAAGCCGAGTCAGATCAAATTGTTGAAGCAGTCAGGAAGGCCGGCAAAGATGTAGTTTATCTCGTGAAGGACAACGAGGGGCACGGTTTCCATAATGAAGAGAACAGATTCGATTTTTACCGCGCGCTGGAATAG
- a CDS encoding S8 family serine peptidase, whose translation MKKFLLSICLLIALTGCAYAEKFTAGDVIVVLKPGESRVSTSSVRTSGVHAMRLESFASGVNARVTRKYDNLSVNGNNLFAVLHSDTKNPEEFAAELLANPEVIAACPNYIVHIARTPDDPRYGDCWGLNYINAPLAWNTTTGSNDVYVAIIDTGIDWNNHDLAANVDKDLSVNVITGSTANALDDNGHGSHVAGIIGARGNNGIGITGVNWNVKLIAVKAVNSNGDGTLIDIMSGIEYITQLVNEGYNVASLNMSLEWYQNIAPTHENLISHPLWRALKELDQTNKTVIVSAAGNNSNTVGKATTTYEYVYPASFTGLNNFLSVSAHDKTGALASWSNNGADIAAPGVDILSTVLQDSLNSPTLDTDSGTSMASPFVAGGAALLKAANSNLTAYQIKTAILRGNTTKDLIFDLAASMEYQASHTIPTTGTEGTAYDDYVNYDSDYSYLYENGEGYNPPTGGGGGSSSGCNAFAGLFAVVLALPLMKRKI comes from the coding sequence ATGAAAAAATTTTTACTGTCAATCTGCTTATTAATTGCGTTGACCGGGTGCGCTTATGCAGAAAAATTCACGGCTGGTGATGTAATTGTAGTGCTTAAACCTGGCGAATCAAGAGTCAGCACTTCATCTGTGCGAACTTCCGGCGTTCATGCTATGAGGCTTGAGTCTTTTGCGTCGGGGGTAAATGCGCGCGTTACAAGAAAATATGATAATTTATCAGTGAACGGAAATAATTTATTTGCTGTCCTTCACTCTGACACAAAGAATCCCGAAGAATTTGCGGCCGAACTTCTTGCGAATCCCGAAGTAATTGCGGCATGTCCTAATTATATAGTTCATATTGCGAGGACTCCTGACGATCCAAGATACGGCGATTGCTGGGGACTTAATTATATAAATGCTCCTTTAGCGTGGAATACTACAACGGGCAGCAATGATGTTTACGTCGCAATAATTGATACCGGAATAGACTGGAATAATCACGATTTAGCAGCTAATGTCGATAAAGATTTAAGCGTGAACGTCATAACAGGTTCGACAGCAAACGCACTTGATGACAACGGGCACGGCTCACACGTCGCAGGCATTATCGGCGCAAGAGGCAATAACGGAATCGGTATAACCGGCGTAAACTGGAACGTAAAATTAATTGCTGTCAAGGCTGTTAATTCAAACGGCGATGGAACTCTTATTGATATTATGTCAGGAATTGAATATATAACGCAGCTTGTGAACGAGGGCTATAATGTTGCGTCGTTAAATATGTCGCTCGAATGGTATCAGAACATTGCGCCCACTCATGAAAATTTGATCTCACATCCTTTATGGCGTGCATTAAAGGAACTCGACCAGACAAATAAAACCGTAATAGTTTCAGCAGCAGGCAATAACAGCAACACCGTCGGAAAGGCTACAACTACTTATGAATATGTTTATCCGGCTTCGTTCACTGGATTAAATAATTTTCTCTCTGTCTCTGCACATGATAAAACGGGGGCTCTTGCGTCATGGAGCAACAATGGCGCAGATATTGCAGCTCCGGGAGTTGATATTCTCAGCACAGTTTTGCAGGATTCGTTAAATTCTCCTACACTCGATACAGACAGCGGGACATCAATGGCATCACCTTTTGTAGCAGGAGGGGCGGCACTCTTGAAAGCTGCAAATTCGAATCTCACGGCCTATCAGATAAAAACAGCAATTTTACGCGGAAATACCACGAAAGATTTAATATTTGATTTAGCGGCCTCAATGGAATATCAAGCAAGTCATACTATCCCGACCACAGGCACAGAAGGCACAGCTTATGACGATTATGTAAATTATGATTCGGATTACAGTTATTTATATGAGAACGGCGAGGGCTATAATCCTCCTACTGGGGGCGGCGGCGGTTCTTCAAGCGGGTGCAATGCATTTGCGGGCTTATTTGCTGTTGTGCTTGCGTTACCGTTAATGAAGCGCAAAATATAG
- a CDS encoding polysaccharide pyruvyl transferase family protein, with product MSIIANNWGDDINKYFFEFVSNKKMAVMPSNAELPFRITYYSLIGSTLSHMNNCIIYGTGLMTESSKLHGRPKKIISVRGPLTRKALISKGYSCPEHYGDPALLLPLFYKPDMTKKYNLSIIPNEGSYWKFNPVIEELINEYGCNLINMTKYEKWTDIIDAIAESKFIISESLHGLIVAETYNIPSVWVEFTDHKNFNDDWGFKFRDFYESIGKYNMQSIKLYEGFDFESLIKLKELWQRGNINYETLLKYFPFEIKSKFFPSH from the coding sequence GTGTCAATAATAGCAAATAATTGGGGAGATGACATTAATAAATACTTCTTTGAGTTTGTATCGAATAAAAAAATGGCTGTAATGCCATCTAACGCAGAATTACCGTTCAGAATAACATATTATTCGCTAATAGGCAGCACATTATCTCACATGAATAACTGCATTATATACGGCACTGGATTAATGACAGAATCAAGCAAATTACACGGCAGACCTAAGAAAATAATCAGCGTAAGAGGTCCGCTCACTCGTAAAGCTCTAATATCTAAGGGGTATAGCTGTCCTGAACATTACGGAGACCCTGCATTATTACTTCCGTTGTTCTACAAGCCGGATATGACGAAAAAATATAATTTATCAATTATTCCTAATGAGGGATCATACTGGAAATTTAATCCGGTAATTGAAGAATTAATCAACGAGTACGGCTGCAATTTAATAAATATGACAAAATACGAAAAATGGACCGATATTATAGATGCTATTGCAGAAAGTAAATTTATAATTTCCGAGTCACTTCACGGTTTAATTGTAGCAGAAACGTATAATATTCCATCTGTATGGGTTGAATTTACCGACCATAAAAATTTTAATGATGATTGGGGATTCAAATTCAGAGATTTTTACGAGTCAATAGGCAAATATAATATGCAAAGTATAAAACTTTATGAAGGATTCGATTTTGAATCACTGATAAAATTAAAAGAGTTATGGCAACGAGGCAATATAAATTATGAGACACTTTTAAAATATTTCCCGTTCGAGATAAAATCAAAATTTTTCCCCTCACACTAA
- a CDS encoding DUF2971 domain-containing protein, producing MIETYGLTKQEYRNLIESPFIKASDIAKKLILPDRIYRFRKLDTSHRREDLNGICKFSVPNAFSKNDNNDCRVYFNDEEVISYMYPEYSKKRIRSAMPQCKKIMQEYKDSLQGKIKAGCFTSAGPLDYSMWEDINFGDKGHGFCIEYEVNDENFRPDNLAFLPILYDDNHYDSTEAMKAVIDFVKYNTIESAAKLVCLGYGHTLIKPVKYQNEQEWRLVIPIRDDGTHLDYFNVDGESKRDMTPAIKAIYLGYNENCEIYKQEILTHWKNKNISIYQVIKHEKKLSCTKI from the coding sequence ATGATAGAAACTTACGGGCTAACAAAGCAAGAATACAGAAATTTAATCGAGTCGCCATTTATTAAAGCGTCAGACATTGCGAAAAAATTAATTTTGCCTGATAGAATTTATAGATTCAGAAAATTAGACACCTCGCACCGGCGCGAAGATCTAAACGGTATCTGCAAATTTTCTGTTCCTAACGCATTCAGCAAAAACGATAACAACGACTGTAGAGTATATTTTAACGATGAGGAAGTAATTAGCTATATGTATCCTGAATATAGTAAAAAGCGCATTCGATCAGCTATGCCACAATGCAAAAAAATCATGCAAGAATATAAAGACTCTTTACAGGGAAAAATAAAAGCCGGCTGTTTCACTTCCGCAGGTCCTCTCGATTACAGCATGTGGGAAGATATAAATTTCGGCGATAAAGGACACGGCTTTTGCATTGAATACGAGGTCAACGACGAAAATTTTAGACCCGATAATTTAGCTTTCCTGCCGATATTATATGACGATAATCACTATGACAGTACTGAAGCAATGAAGGCCGTTATAGATTTTGTCAAATATAATACAATTGAGTCCGCTGCAAAATTAGTCTGTCTCGGTTATGGTCATACGCTAATAAAGCCCGTTAAATATCAGAACGAGCAAGAATGGCGGCTTGTGATTCCGATTCGTGATGACGGCACACACTTAGATTATTTCAACGTTGACGGAGAATCTAAACGCGACATGACTCCGGCAATAAAAGCAATTTATCTCGGCTACAATGAGAACTGCGAAATTTACAAGCAAGAAATATTAACGCACTGGAAAAATAAAAATATAAGCATATACCAAGTTATTAAACACGAGAAAAAATTATCTTGCACAAAAATTTAA